In Thermosynechococcus sichuanensis E542, a single genomic region encodes these proteins:
- the bchI gene encoding magnesium chelatase ATPase subunit I produces MPVTATAVPRRPVFPFAAIVGQDEMKLSLLLNVIDPKIGGVMIMGDRGTGKSTTIRALADLLPEIEVVADDPFNSHPSDPDLMSDAVKVAVAAGEPIHTIKKKVPMVDLPLGATEDRVCGTIDIEKALAEGVKAFEPGLLAKANRGILYVDEVNLLDDHLVDVLLDAAASGWNTVEREGISIRHPARFVLVGSGNPEEGELRPQLLDRFGMHAEIRTVKDPTLRVEIVEQRSQFDQNPEAFLAKYQPQQEALQAKLVAAQALLPRVTIDHELRVKISQVCAELDVDGLRGDIVTNRAAKALAAFEGRTDVTVDDIARVIVLCLRHRLRKDPLESIDSGYKVGKVFQEVFGVEIAA; encoded by the coding sequence CGGCCTGTCTTTCCCTTTGCGGCGATTGTCGGTCAAGACGAAATGAAACTGTCATTGTTGCTCAATGTGATTGACCCCAAAATTGGTGGGGTGATGATCATGGGCGATCGCGGTACGGGCAAATCAACCACAATTCGCGCCCTAGCCGATCTGCTCCCAGAAATCGAGGTGGTGGCCGATGACCCTTTTAATAGTCACCCCAGCGATCCCGATTTGATGAGCGATGCCGTGAAGGTGGCCGTAGCAGCGGGTGAGCCGATTCACACCATCAAGAAAAAAGTGCCCATGGTGGATCTACCCTTGGGGGCGACAGAGGATCGGGTGTGCGGCACGATTGACATTGAAAAAGCCCTTGCTGAGGGGGTGAAAGCCTTTGAACCGGGACTCTTGGCCAAGGCAAATCGCGGCATCCTTTATGTGGATGAGGTCAACCTACTTGATGATCACTTAGTGGATGTTCTCCTCGATGCCGCTGCCTCTGGCTGGAATACCGTTGAGCGGGAGGGCATTTCCATTCGTCACCCAGCACGCTTTGTCTTGGTTGGCTCTGGTAACCCCGAAGAGGGGGAGCTGCGGCCGCAACTGCTGGATCGCTTTGGTATGCACGCTGAGATTCGCACGGTGAAAGATCCAACGCTGCGGGTGGAAATTGTGGAGCAGCGATCGCAATTTGATCAAAATCCCGAAGCCTTTTTGGCCAAATACCAACCCCAACAGGAAGCCCTTCAAGCCAAGCTAGTTGCCGCCCAAGCCCTATTGCCGAGGGTCACCATTGATCATGAACTGCGGGTAAAAATTTCCCAAGTGTGTGCTGAGCTAGATGTGGATGGCCTGCGGGGAGACATTGTCACTAACCGCGCTGCCAAGGCCTTGGCTGCCTTTGAGGGACGCACCGATGTTACCGTTGACGATATTGCGCGGGTGATTGTCCTGTGTCTGCGGCACCGACTGCGCAAGGATCCGCTTGAATCCATTGACTCCGGCTACAAAGTGGGCAAAGTCTTCCAAGAGGTCTTTGGTGTGGAGATTGCTGCCTAA
- the ylqF gene encoding ribosome biogenesis GTPase YlqF — MSPIIQWYPGHIAKAERALKEQLKQVDVIFEVRDARIPLASCHPQIRQWASGKHRLLVLNGMDRISDRDRQQWLTWFETQGETVFFTNAQRGEGIRRLQQAAVRAGAAMNQRRQQRGMQMRAVRAVVLGFPNVGKSALINRLLQQRVVESAARPGVTRQLRWVRLSPTLELLDAPGVLPMNFKNQEAAVKLAICDDIGQAAYDPCRVAPILVELLHQLGHADRLSDRYGLAVTDTGETYLHDLATNRYHGDLERAARQLLQDYRRGYLGAIALEHPPWQDNI, encoded by the coding sequence ATGAGTCCGATTATTCAATGGTATCCCGGCCACATTGCCAAGGCAGAACGCGCCCTGAAGGAACAACTGAAACAGGTGGATGTGATTTTTGAAGTGCGGGATGCGCGGATTCCCCTTGCCAGTTGCCATCCCCAGATTCGTCAGTGGGCGAGTGGCAAACACCGTCTTTTGGTGCTCAATGGTATGGACAGAATTAGCGATCGCGATCGCCAGCAGTGGCTGACATGGTTTGAGACCCAAGGAGAAACCGTCTTTTTCACCAATGCACAGCGGGGTGAAGGGATTCGCCGACTCCAACAGGCGGCGGTGCGGGCAGGGGCTGCCATGAATCAACGCCGTCAACAGCGGGGTATGCAAATGCGAGCCGTGCGAGCTGTGGTTCTGGGGTTTCCCAATGTGGGCAAGTCAGCACTGATTAATCGCTTGTTGCAGCAACGGGTCGTCGAGAGTGCCGCTCGGCCAGGGGTGACGCGGCAACTGCGTTGGGTGCGTTTGTCTCCCACCTTGGAACTTTTGGATGCCCCCGGTGTCTTACCGATGAATTTCAAGAATCAAGAGGCGGCAGTAAAACTAGCCATTTGTGATGACATTGGCCAAGCGGCCTACGATCCTTGCCGGGTGGCACCGATTCTTGTTGAGCTACTGCACCAGTTGGGACACGCCGATCGCCTAAGCGATCGCTATGGTTTAGCCGTCACCGACACGGGTGAAACCTATCTTCATGATCTCGCCACTAACCGCTACCACGGCGACTTGGAACGGGCGGCACGACAACTGTTGCAGGACTACCGCCGAGGTTACTTGGGGGCGATCGCCCTTGAGCATCCCCCTTGGCAAGATAACATTTAG
- a CDS encoding form I ribulose bisphosphate carboxylase large subunit — protein MAYTQSKSQKAGYQAGVKDYRLTYYTPDYTPKDTDILAAFRVTPQPGVPFEEAAAAVAAESSTGTWTTVWTDLLTDLDRYKGRCYDIEPLPGEDNQFIAYIAYPLDLFEEGSVTNMLTSIVGNVFGFKALKALRLEDLRIPVAYLKTFQGPPHGIQVERDKLNKYGRPLLGCTIKPKLGLSAKNYGRAVYECLRGGLDFTKDDENINSQPFQRWRDRFLFVADAIHKAQAETGEIKGHYLNVTAATCEEMLKRAEFAKELEMPIIMHDFLTAGFTANTTLAKWCRDNGMLLHIHRAMHAVIDRQKNHGIHFRVLAKCLRMSGGDHIHTGTVVGKLEGDKAVTLGFVDLLRENYIEQDRSRGIYFTQDWASMPGVMAVASGGIHVWHMPALVDIFGDDAVLQFGGGTLGHPWGNAPGATANRVALEACIQARNEGRDLMREGGDIIREAARWSPELAAACELWKEIKFEFEAQDTI, from the coding sequence ATGGCCTACACGCAATCGAAATCCCAGAAAGCTGGGTATCAGGCAGGGGTAAAAGACTACCGCCTGACCTACTACACCCCTGATTACACCCCCAAAGATACCGATATTCTAGCGGCCTTTCGTGTGACCCCGCAGCCGGGGGTGCCCTTTGAGGAAGCCGCTGCCGCCGTTGCCGCCGAATCCTCCACTGGGACATGGACTACCGTGTGGACCGACCTGCTGACCGACTTGGATCGCTACAAAGGTCGCTGCTACGACATTGAACCCCTGCCCGGTGAAGACAACCAGTTCATTGCCTACATTGCCTATCCGCTGGATCTCTTTGAAGAAGGCTCTGTCACTAACATGCTCACCTCCATTGTGGGGAACGTGTTTGGTTTCAAAGCCCTCAAAGCTTTGCGCCTTGAAGACCTGCGGATTCCTGTGGCTTACCTGAAAACCTTCCAAGGGCCACCCCACGGTATCCAAGTGGAACGCGACAAATTGAATAAATACGGTCGTCCCCTCTTGGGCTGCACGATTAAGCCGAAACTGGGGTTGTCGGCAAAAAACTATGGCCGTGCCGTTTACGAATGCTTGCGCGGTGGTCTGGACTTCACCAAGGATGACGAAAACATCAACTCCCAGCCTTTCCAACGCTGGCGCGATCGCTTCCTGTTTGTGGCTGATGCCATTCACAAAGCCCAAGCAGAAACCGGTGAAATCAAAGGCCACTACCTGAACGTAACTGCTGCTACCTGCGAAGAAATGCTGAAACGGGCAGAGTTCGCCAAAGAACTGGAAATGCCCATCATCATGCACGACTTCCTCACCGCTGGCTTCACTGCCAACACCACCCTTGCTAAATGGTGTCGGGACAATGGCATGCTGCTGCACATTCACCGCGCCATGCACGCTGTGATTGACCGTCAGAAGAACCATGGTATTCACTTCCGAGTACTGGCCAAGTGTCTGCGGATGTCCGGCGGTGACCACATCCACACCGGTACCGTGGTCGGCAAGCTCGAAGGGGATAAAGCTGTCACCCTCGGCTTTGTGGATCTACTGCGGGAAAACTATATTGAGCAAGATCGCTCCCGTGGCATTTACTTCACCCAAGACTGGGCCTCGATGCCGGGTGTGATGGCCGTGGCCTCCGGTGGAATTCACGTCTGGCACATGCCTGCCCTTGTGGACATCTTTGGGGATGATGCCGTGCTGCAATTCGGTGGTGGTACTTTGGGTCACCCCTGGGGGAATGCACCGGGTGCAACTGCCAACCGCGTTGCCCTTGAAGCCTGTATCCAAGCTCGCAACGAAGGTCGTGACCTCATGCGCGAAGGCGGTGACATCATCCGTGAAGCGGCTCGTTGGAGTCCAGAACTGGCCGCTGCCTGCGAACTCTGGAAAGAAATCAAGTTCGAGTTTGAAGCGCAGGACACGATCTAG
- the rcbX gene encoding RuBisCO chaperone RbcX: MDVKHIAKQTTKTLMSYLTYQAVRTVIGQLAETDPPRSLWLHQFTSQESVQDGERYLEALFREQPDLGFRILTVREHLAEMVADYLPEMLRAGIQQANLQQRCQQLERMTQVSEANVESSNPETPE, translated from the coding sequence ATGGATGTCAAGCACATTGCTAAGCAAACCACCAAAACCCTGATGAGTTATCTCACCTATCAGGCGGTGCGAACCGTGATTGGGCAACTGGCCGAAACCGATCCACCGCGATCGCTCTGGTTACACCAGTTCACAAGTCAAGAAAGTGTCCAAGATGGCGAGCGCTATTTGGAAGCCCTCTTTCGCGAACAGCCCGATCTCGGTTTTCGCATTCTCACGGTACGCGAACATCTCGCGGAAATGGTGGCGGACTACCTACCGGAAATGCTCCGTGCGGGCATCCAGCAGGCCAATCTGCAACAACGCTGTCAACAACTGGAGCGGATGACCCAAGTGTCGGAAGCCAATGTTGAGAGCAGCAACCCCGAAACCCCTGAATAA
- a CDS encoding ribulose bisphosphate carboxylase small subunit codes for MKTLPKERRYETFSYLPPLSDAQIARQIQYAIDQGYHPCVEFNESSDAEVRYWTMWKLPLFNCTNAQEVLNEVQQCRSEYPNCFIRVVAFDNIKQCQVMSFIVYKPNQTNSGYSGYRY; via the coding sequence ATGAAAACACTGCCCAAAGAGCGTCGTTACGAAACCTTCTCCTACCTGCCTCCCCTCAGCGATGCCCAAATTGCTCGCCAAATCCAGTACGCCATTGATCAGGGCTACCACCCCTGCGTGGAGTTCAACGAAAGCTCTGATGCGGAAGTCCGTTACTGGACAATGTGGAAGCTGCCGCTGTTTAATTGCACCAATGCCCAAGAGGTGCTCAACGAGGTGCAGCAGTGCCGCTCGGAATATCCCAACTGCTTCATCCGCGTGGTGGCCTTTGACAATATCAAGCAGTGCCAAGTGATGAGCTTTATTGTCTATAAGCCCAATCAGACCAACAGTGGCTACAGCGGCTATCGCTACTAA
- a CDS encoding valine--tRNA ligase has product MTDAITLPSQYDPKQTEAKWQQLWESSGVFHADPNHPGKPYCIVIPPPNVTGSLHMGHAFEHALIDVLIRYHRMIGRNVLWLPGTDHASIAVSTILDQQLQAEGTNRFALGRDAYLQRAWAWKESSGNTIVSQIRRLGLSVDWSRERFTMDEGLSRAVLTAFNRLYEAGLIYRGKYLVNWCPASQSAVSDLEVENREVQGHLWHFRYPLTDGSGYLEVATTRPETMLGDTAVAVHPEDDRYRHLIGKTLRLPLMNREIPIIGDPLVDPTFGTGCVKVTPAHDPNDFVMGQRHHLPMINLMNKDGTLNENAGEFAGLDRFVARKQVVARLEAEGFLVRVEDYKHTVPYSDRGKVPIEPLLSTQWFVKIRPLADATLKALDKKHSPRFIPDRWTKVYRDWLVNLRDWCISRQLWWGHQIPAWYVVSETNGEVRDETPFVVAMNATEARAKAIAQFGEEIQLQQDQDVLDTWFSSGLWPFSTLGWPDDTPDYRCYYPNNTLVTGFDIIFFWVARMTMMGQYFTGKIPFRDVYIHGLVRDENNKKMSKSANNGIDPLILIEKYGTDALRYSLVKEVVGAGQDIRLAYNRKTDESATVEAARNFANKLWNASRFVLLNLEGQTPAQLGTPQRRDLAASDRWILSRYHTAVQTTRERIESYGLGEAAKGLYEFIWGDFCDWYIELVKPRLQGDNAKGKRVAQQVLATVLDGILKLLHPFMPHITEEIWHTLHQVGESDVLAVQPYPKVNRRAIDPDLEAQFSLLIETIRTIRNLRAEAGIKPGLYITALIEASAEEAPIFEAGAADIQHLARLESLTIGTGLPIPQQVFSGVVGQSEVLIPLAGVVDVEALVTKLQKEGDRLTKDIQSLTARLSNPNFVNKAQPEVVATAQAQLTAAQQQLTIIERRLQSLSAHA; this is encoded by the coding sequence ATGACCGACGCGATTACCCTCCCCAGTCAATACGATCCCAAGCAAACGGAGGCCAAGTGGCAACAGCTTTGGGAAAGCAGTGGTGTCTTTCACGCTGACCCCAACCACCCCGGCAAACCCTATTGCATTGTCATTCCGCCGCCGAATGTCACCGGCAGTTTGCACATGGGGCACGCCTTTGAGCACGCCCTGATTGATGTGCTGATTCGCTATCACCGCATGATTGGCCGCAACGTTCTCTGGCTGCCGGGGACAGACCATGCCAGTATTGCCGTTAGCACGATTTTGGATCAACAGTTGCAGGCAGAGGGCACCAACCGCTTTGCCTTGGGACGAGACGCCTATCTCCAGCGGGCTTGGGCGTGGAAAGAGTCCTCGGGCAATACGATTGTTAGCCAAATTCGTCGTTTGGGACTGTCGGTGGATTGGTCGCGCGAACGCTTCACCATGGACGAGGGGCTGTCGCGGGCGGTGCTGACCGCTTTTAATCGCCTCTATGAAGCAGGGCTAATCTATCGCGGTAAGTATTTGGTGAACTGGTGCCCCGCCAGTCAATCGGCAGTCTCAGATTTGGAGGTGGAAAACCGCGAAGTCCAAGGGCATCTCTGGCATTTTCGCTATCCCCTCACGGATGGTTCAGGATATCTAGAGGTGGCAACCACCCGTCCGGAAACGATGCTGGGGGATACAGCGGTGGCGGTTCACCCTGAGGACGATCGCTATCGCCATTTAATTGGCAAAACCCTGCGCCTGCCCCTGATGAATCGGGAAATTCCGATTATTGGCGATCCCTTAGTAGATCCCACCTTTGGCACCGGCTGTGTAAAAGTGACCCCAGCCCACGATCCCAATGATTTTGTCATGGGGCAACGCCATCACCTGCCGATGATTAACCTGATGAATAAGGATGGCACCCTCAATGAAAATGCTGGCGAGTTTGCCGGTCTGGATCGCTTTGTGGCGCGTAAACAGGTGGTGGCTCGCCTAGAGGCAGAGGGCTTTTTGGTGCGGGTGGAGGACTATAAACACACCGTTCCCTATAGCGATCGCGGCAAAGTCCCCATTGAACCCCTCCTCTCTACTCAATGGTTCGTGAAAATTCGTCCCCTCGCGGATGCCACCCTCAAGGCACTGGATAAAAAGCATTCCCCCCGCTTTATCCCCGATCGCTGGACAAAGGTCTATCGCGATTGGCTGGTAAACTTACGAGATTGGTGTATTTCACGGCAACTGTGGTGGGGGCATCAAATTCCCGCTTGGTATGTGGTCAGTGAAACCAATGGCGAAGTGCGCGATGAGACCCCCTTTGTGGTGGCAATGAATGCAACGGAGGCGCGTGCCAAGGCGATCGCCCAATTCGGCGAGGAGATTCAACTCCAGCAGGATCAGGACGTCCTAGATACGTGGTTTTCCTCCGGCCTATGGCCTTTTTCCACACTGGGCTGGCCTGATGATACGCCAGACTATCGCTGCTATTACCCCAACAACACCCTTGTGACCGGGTTTGACATTATCTTTTTCTGGGTGGCGCGGATGACCATGATGGGGCAGTACTTCACGGGTAAAATCCCCTTCCGCGATGTCTATATCCACGGTTTGGTGCGGGATGAAAACAACAAGAAAATGTCCAAATCCGCCAACAATGGCATTGACCCGCTGATCTTAATTGAAAAATACGGCACCGATGCCCTGCGCTATAGCTTGGTCAAGGAAGTGGTGGGTGCTGGTCAGGATATTCGCTTGGCCTACAACCGCAAAACCGATGAATCAGCCACCGTCGAGGCGGCACGCAACTTTGCCAACAAGCTCTGGAATGCCTCTCGCTTTGTACTGCTGAATTTGGAGGGACAAACCCCCGCCCAGTTGGGAACACCGCAGCGGCGGGACTTAGCGGCCAGCGATCGCTGGATTCTCAGTCGCTACCACACCGCTGTCCAAACCACCCGCGAACGCATTGAAAGCTATGGCCTTGGGGAGGCAGCCAAGGGACTCTATGAATTTATCTGGGGGGATTTTTGCGACTGGTACATTGAACTGGTGAAGCCCCGTTTGCAAGGGGACAACGCTAAAGGTAAGCGCGTTGCGCAACAGGTGCTAGCCACGGTTCTCGATGGCATCCTGAAGCTACTCCATCCTTTCATGCCCCACATCACAGAGGAAATTTGGCACACGCTGCATCAGGTGGGAGAGAGTGACGTTTTAGCGGTGCAACCCTACCCGAAAGTGAACCGCCGTGCCATTGACCCCGACCTTGAAGCCCAATTTAGTCTTCTGATTGAAACCATTCGCACGATTCGCAATCTGCGGGCAGAGGCGGGGATTAAACCGGGGCTGTATATTACCGCCCTAATTGAGGCCAGTGCTGAGGAAGCCCCGATCTTTGAGGCTGGGGCGGCGGATATTCAACACTTGGCGCGTCTTGAGTCGCTCACCATTGGCACTGGACTGCCAATTCCCCAGCAGGTCTTTAGTGGTGTGGTTGGCCAGAGCGAGGTGCTGATTCCCCTTGCGGGGGTCGTGGATGTGGAGGCCTTGGTCACGAAACTTCAGAAGGAGGGCGATCGCCTGACCAAAGACATTCAATCTTTAACAGCTCGCCTCAGTAACCCAAACTTTGTCAACAAAGCCCAACCAGAGGTGGTGGCTACGGCTCAAGCCCAACTCACTGCTGCCCAACAGCAACTGACGATTATTGAGCGCCGACTCCAATCCCTGAGTGCCCATGCCTAA
- the fabG gene encoding 3-oxoacyl-[acyl-carrier-protein] reductase, giving the protein MSEAAVAIVTGASRGIGRAIALELAKEGATVVVNYARSAEAALEVVQMIEQQGGTAIAIAADVSVPEQVDTLVDKTVETYGRVDVLVNNAGITRDTLLLRMSLEDWQAVINLNLTGVFLCTRAVSKLMLKQKRGRIINIASVAGQMGNPGQANYSAAKAGVIGFTKTVAKELASRGITVNAVAPGFIATEMTAGLKAEDILKFIPLGRYGDPTEVAGMVRFLALDPAAAYITGQVFNVDGGMVMA; this is encoded by the coding sequence TTGAGCGAAGCAGCCGTTGCCATTGTCACTGGTGCCTCACGGGGGATTGGTCGGGCGATCGCCCTCGAACTGGCCAAAGAAGGAGCCACTGTGGTTGTCAACTACGCCCGTTCTGCTGAGGCTGCCCTTGAAGTGGTACAGATGATTGAACAGCAGGGGGGAACAGCGATCGCGATCGCTGCCGATGTGTCTGTCCCTGAGCAGGTCGATACCCTCGTGGACAAAACCGTGGAAACCTATGGCCGTGTCGATGTGCTGGTCAACAATGCGGGTATTACCCGCGACACGCTGCTGCTGCGTATGAGCCTTGAGGACTGGCAAGCAGTGATTAACCTGAACCTTACCGGGGTTTTCCTGTGTACTCGGGCTGTGAGTAAACTGATGCTCAAGCAAAAACGGGGGCGGATTATTAACATTGCCTCGGTGGCCGGGCAAATGGGCAACCCCGGCCAAGCCAACTATAGTGCCGCCAAAGCAGGGGTGATTGGCTTTACCAAAACGGTGGCCAAGGAACTGGCCAGTCGAGGCATTACCGTGAATGCCGTGGCTCCCGGCTTTATTGCCACTGAGATGACCGCTGGACTCAAGGCAGAGGACATTCTTAAATTCATTCCCCTAGGGCGGTATGGCGACCCCACAGAAGTGGCAGGAATGGTGCGCTTTTTGGCCTTGGATCCGGCAGCCGCCTACATTACGGGGCAAGTCTTCAATGTGGATGGTGGTATGGTGATGGCCTAG
- a CDS encoding MgPME-cyclase complex family protein, whose translation MATYYYILASKKFLTEEEPLEEVFRERQRHYREQGKEIDFWLVSEPAFLEQPQFAEQKARCPQPAAAIISTNQQFIQWLKLRLEYVLMGQFTSEEVPNPLASLASV comes from the coding sequence ATGGCGACGTACTATTACATTCTCGCAAGCAAAAAGTTTTTGACGGAGGAAGAACCCCTTGAAGAAGTGTTTCGCGAGCGACAGCGTCATTATCGGGAGCAAGGTAAAGAGATTGATTTTTGGCTGGTGTCAGAACCTGCCTTTTTAGAGCAGCCCCAGTTTGCTGAACAGAAAGCGCGTTGTCCACAGCCCGCCGCAGCCATTATCTCCACCAACCAGCAATTTATCCAGTGGCTGAAGCTGCGCTTGGAGTATGTGCTAATGGGGCAATTCACCAGCGAGGAGGTTCCGAATCCGCTTGCTTCCCTTGCAAGCGTTTAG